One window of the Pseudochaenichthys georgianus chromosome 21, fPseGeo1.2, whole genome shotgun sequence genome contains the following:
- the hspbap1 gene encoding HSPB1-associated protein 1 homolog — translation MAAPEVKSFSPEEAQQIIFHLQQPAVFTNMSDGWPALRWTAEKLSDCLHKLIRFRLGRKEETNTPLFETQCSYEEATLEHFLLWTQGEKQGDVGPFCEYPKSEYWAYADYKYIALLFQDQPAMFEDVKWSQFGFEGRNGRESTLWIGSEGANTPCHLDSYGCNLVLQVQGRKRWHLFPPEDTPHLYPTRIPFEESSVFSQLDVLHPDLRRFPGFHGARAHIVTLQPGQVLYVPRHWWHYVESLDPITVSVNSWIEMEDDDDVARVGEAVTKAVVCAFKRDENPEDWLNPTEEGVASHDENMQCVNLAVRACAQRQRGTCHRNLTRDPGDSRTLKRDSTGQVRRNSNLFTESAPFSIPFGPHLIPVCCQQETKKDLEVKPSTNCDVKSQEACTASSGAAQRTSAVRLQQDKYEFSDQCTARDGAVLTSKISVEDCEEPMHSTISTNDLLDCLLHPDIITRVTELLLERHTGSHRAMAPS, via the exons ATGGCGGCCCCTGAGGTTAAATCATTCAGTCCAGAGGAGGCGCAGCAGATTATTTTTCACCTGCAGCAGCCGGCAGTTTTCACCAACATGAGCGACGGCTGGCCGGCTCTCCGCTGGACTGCAGAGAAGCTTTCTGACTGCCTGCACAAACTCATCCGATTCAGACTGGGGAGGAAAGAGGAGACTAACA CACCTCTGTTTGAAACCCAGTGTTCCTACGAGGAGGCAACACTGGAGCACTTCCTCCTCTGGACACAGGGCGAGAAGCAGGGCGATGTCGGGCCTTTCTGTGAATACCCCAAATCAGAGTATTGGGCCTACGCCGACTACAAATACATCGCCCTATTGTTTCAAGACCAGCCGGCCATGTTTGAG GATGTAAAGTGGTCCCAGTTTGGTTTTGAGGGGCGTAATGGGAGGGAGAGCACATTGTGGATCGGCTCAGAGGGTGCCAACACGCCGTGCCACCTGGACTCATACGGCTGCAACCTGGTGCTGCAGGTACAAGGACG TAAGCGCTGGCACCTCTTTCCTCCAGAGGACACCCCCCACCTCTACCCCACCAGGATCCCCTTTGAGGAGTCCAGCGTCTTCAGCCAGCTGGACGTCCTCCACCCGGACCTCAGGAGGTTCCCAGGGTTTCATGGAGCCAGAGCCCACATCGTCACTCTGCAGCCCGGACAG GTGCTTTATGTCCCCCGACACTGGTGGCACTACGTGGAGTCTTTGGATCCCATCACTGTCAGCGTCAACTCCTGGATCGAGATG GAGGACGACGACGACGTGGCGAGAGTTGGTGAAGCTGTGACCAAGGCTGTCGTCTGTGCTTTCAAACGCGATGAAAACCCTGAGGACTGGCTCAATCCCACCGAG GAAGGCGTAGCGTCTCATGATGAGAACATGCAGTGTGTGAACCTGGCAGTGAGAGCTTGTGCTCAAAGACAAAGAGGCACCTGCCACCGAAACCTGACCCGGGACCCAGGAGACAGCCGCACATTAAAGAGGGACTCCACAGGACAAGTCAGGAGAAACAGCAATTTGTTCACAGAGTCTGCACCTTTCAGTATTCCCTTCGGACCACATCTCATCCCTGTGTGCTGTCAGCAAGAAACCAAGAAAGATTTGGAGGTCAAACCTTCCACGAACTGTGATGTCAAATCTCAGGAGGCCTGCACCGCCAGCTCAGGTGCAGCACAGAGGACATCCGCTGTCAGATTGCAGCAGGACAAATATGAATTTAGCGATCAATGTACAGCGCGTGACGGTGCAGTTTTGACCTCAAAGATCTCTGTAGAGGATTGTGAGGAGCCTATGCACTCAACAATAAGCACTAACGACCTGTTGGACTGCCTGCTGCATCCTGATATCATCACCCGTGTCACCGAGCTGTTACTGGAGCGGCACACAGGAAGTCACAGAGCCATGGCACCGTCCTAG